One Ignavibacterium sp. DNA segment encodes these proteins:
- a CDS encoding KpsF/GutQ family sugar-phosphate isomerase, whose amino-acid sequence MNDIIKHGKEVIRIEASAITDLENSINGDFVDAVETIINSTGRVVFTGMGKSGLIARKIVATLNSTGTAAIFLHPTDALHGDLGMVRSEDVVILISKSGNTEEIANLLPMLKRLNVKLIAMSGNRESKLARECDIFLSIAVKEEACPYDLAPTASTTATLVLGDALAVSLLKKRNFTPKDFAFLHPGGSLGKRLSLKIKEVMITGVNIPIVKQDASIKDVIFEITSKRLGTTCVVDSSGKLSGIITDGDLRRLLEKTLNISGLLAKDVMTKNPKVLKEEYLASFALQQMENFKITSLVIVDDHEHPIGIIHLHDLINLGLQNR is encoded by the coding sequence TTGAATGATATTATAAAACACGGAAAAGAAGTAATCAGGATCGAAGCTTCAGCCATTACTGATCTTGAAAATAGCATCAATGGAGATTTTGTAGATGCCGTTGAAACAATAATTAATTCAACAGGCAGAGTTGTTTTTACCGGTATGGGTAAATCCGGTCTGATTGCAAGGAAAATAGTTGCAACACTTAACTCAACAGGAACTGCCGCAATTTTTCTACATCCGACTGATGCTTTGCACGGTGATCTTGGAATGGTAAGAAGTGAAGATGTTGTTATTTTGATTTCAAAAAGCGGAAACACTGAAGAAATAGCTAATCTGCTCCCAATGCTTAAGAGATTAAATGTTAAACTTATTGCGATGAGCGGTAACAGAGAATCAAAACTTGCGCGTGAGTGTGATATATTTTTAAGCATAGCAGTAAAAGAAGAAGCCTGCCCTTATGACCTTGCACCAACGGCATCAACAACTGCAACTCTTGTCCTTGGTGATGCACTTGCAGTATCACTGCTTAAAAAAAGAAATTTTACTCCAAAAGATTTTGCTTTCCTTCATCCCGGCGGCAGTCTTGGTAAACGGCTTTCGTTGAAGATTAAAGAAGTTATGATAACTGGAGTTAATATTCCGATTGTAAAACAAGACGCATCAATTAAAGATGTGATTTTTGAAATTACAAGTAAACGATTAGGTACAACTTGTGTTGTTGATTCATCCGGCAAACTAAGTGGTATAATTACTGACGGTGATTTAAGAAGACTTTTGGAAAAGACACTTAATATCAGCGGACTGTTAGCAAAAGATGTAATGACAAAAAATCCAAAAGTGTTGAAGGAAGAATATCTGGCTTCTTTTGCACTTCAGCAGATGGAAAACTTTAAAATTACGAGTCTTGTTATTGTTGATGATCACGAACACCCAATCGGCATTATTCATCTTCATGATCTTATAAATCTCGGGCTGCAAAACAGATGA
- the kdsA gene encoding 3-deoxy-8-phosphooctulonate synthase — MKININRIKIGDNNPFVLIAGPCVVENEKMILETAEAISKITNELNIPFLFKSSFKKANRTNLKSFTGLGDKESIQILKKVKQKLGLSIVTDIHKESDIEMLDDAADIIQIPAFLSRQTDLLIAAGKSGKVVNIKKGQFLAPEDMKHAAEKVASTGNNKILLTERGTTFGYHNLIVDMRSLVIMRELGYPVVMDATHSVQLPSKDLVSGGQPKFIKPLARAAAAVGIDAIFLEVHPDPQNALSDAASQLPLNELKPLLIDLLKIDRLIKNY; from the coding sequence ATGAAAATAAATATCAACCGGATAAAGATAGGTGATAACAATCCTTTTGTATTAATTGCGGGACCTTGTGTTGTTGAAAACGAAAAGATGATATTAGAAACTGCTGAAGCTATTAGTAAAATTACTAATGAGCTTAACATTCCTTTCCTTTTCAAATCGAGTTTTAAAAAGGCAAACAGAACAAATCTAAAATCTTTTACAGGGCTGGGCGATAAAGAGTCAATCCAAATTCTGAAAAAAGTAAAACAAAAGCTCGGGCTTTCAATTGTAACAGATATTCACAAAGAATCTGATATTGAGATGCTTGATGATGCAGCCGACATAATTCAAATACCCGCTTTTCTTTCAAGGCAGACTGATTTGTTAATAGCTGCTGGAAAATCCGGTAAAGTTGTTAATATTAAAAAAGGACAATTTCTTGCACCCGAGGATATGAAACACGCAGCCGAAAAAGTTGCATCAACGGGAAATAATAAAATATTACTCACTGAACGGGGAACCACTTTTGGATATCATAATCTTATTGTTGATATGCGGTCGCTGGTTATAATGAGAGAGCTTGGTTATCCGGTTGTAATGGATGCAACTCATTCAGTTCAATTGCCGAGTAAAGATTTGGTAAGTGGCGGACAGCCAAAATTTATTAAACCGCTTGCCCGTGCAGCAGCAGCAGTTGGTATTGATGCAATCTTTCTGGAGGTTCACCCTGATCCTCAAAATGCACTTAGTGACGCCGCTAGTCAGCTTCCTTTAAATGAATTAAAACCTTTGCTGATTGATTTATTAAAGATTGACCGGTTAATTAAAAATTATTAA
- a CDS encoding PIG-L family deacetylase: MKLKLTAIFCMTALISIYSQPFPNLNSSEIKLGLKKLNILGSVLYVGAHPDDENTAVISYLAKGKLLRTAYLSITRGDGGQNLIGTEQSEQLGVIRTQELLEARKIDGGKQFFTRALDFGYSKSPEETFKIWDKNTILSDVVWIIRKFKPDVIIARFPETGEGGHGHHTASAILASEAFDLANDPNAFPEQLKYVTTWQPKRIFWNAWAKTLENKNIDTADLPTVNVGEYNPLLGKSYTEISALSRSMHKSQGFGSSATRNNLLNYFVLLKGESVKKDLFEEIDFSWNRIEGGEEIQKLIDKAIAEFDDENPSAIISYLVPIYSKIKNLKDEYWKEVKLTEVKELIRSCAGIWIEGIGSDEYAAVGNQIKIQTSIVNRSSENFILRDISVNNETRKIENGILKKGEMFTSDFVIPIADDATITNPYWLVKEQRIGSFVVDDQRMIGLPESAAPFNCIFTVEMYGETIDFSVPLYKRITDPVDGELYTQVKIAPPAVINIEKDLYFFNGSSSKEIKVTIQSFKDNLSGKVSFDINNGWKIEPAVFDFSEMKINQKKDFFIKVTPGQSTDKSEITAKILIDGREYTKKIIRKQYKHIMPQTIFQDSKALLQSYDLTKTKLKKIGYISGSGDLIPNFLSDLGFDVVIFDDKQFSQNQLDQYDAIITGIRAYNTRNELAAFQKELFKYVENGGTLISQYNTTAQLILNPGIFPMKISHDRVTDENSTVKILNKEHKIFNYPYKISENNFKGWIQERGLYFPNEWDEKYETLLSMNDNGESEKLSSILYAKYGKGVFIYTGLSFFREIPAGVEGAIKLFINILHSGI; the protein is encoded by the coding sequence ATGAAATTAAAACTGACTGCTATTTTTTGTATGACTGCATTAATATCAATTTACTCGCAACCTTTTCCAAACTTAAATTCATCAGAAATAAAACTTGGTCTGAAAAAATTAAATATTCTTGGCAGTGTATTATATGTAGGAGCTCATCCTGATGACGAAAACACAGCTGTAATATCTTATCTGGCAAAGGGTAAATTATTAAGAACAGCTTATCTTTCAATTACCCGCGGCGATGGAGGACAAAATCTAATCGGGACAGAGCAATCCGAACAGCTTGGAGTTATAAGAACTCAGGAATTACTTGAAGCAAGAAAGATTGATGGTGGTAAACAGTTTTTTACCCGCGCACTTGACTTTGGTTATTCCAAATCTCCGGAAGAAACATTTAAAATCTGGGATAAGAACACAATACTAAGCGATGTTGTCTGGATAATCAGAAAATTTAAACCAGATGTGATTATTGCAAGGTTTCCTGAAACCGGCGAAGGCGGACACGGACATCATACTGCTTCTGCAATTCTTGCTTCTGAGGCTTTTGATCTAGCAAACGATCCGAACGCTTTTCCTGAACAACTTAAATATGTTACTACATGGCAGCCAAAAAGAATTTTCTGGAATGCCTGGGCTAAAACATTGGAAAATAAAAATATTGATACAGCAGATCTTCCCACAGTGAATGTTGGCGAGTATAATCCACTGCTCGGTAAATCCTATACAGAAATTTCTGCTCTAAGCAGATCAATGCACAAAAGTCAGGGTTTTGGTTCATCGGCTACAAGAAATAATCTGCTTAACTATTTTGTACTGCTTAAAGGTGAATCAGTTAAAAAAGATTTGTTTGAAGAAATTGATTTTTCCTGGAACAGAATTGAAGGCGGTGAAGAAATACAAAAATTAATTGATAAAGCCATCGCGGAATTTGATGATGAAAATCCTTCTGCAATAATTTCCTATTTAGTACCGATATATTCCAAGATAAAAAATCTTAAAGATGAATATTGGAAAGAAGTAAAGCTTACAGAGGTAAAAGAATTAATCCGCTCATGTGCCGGTATTTGGATTGAAGGGATTGGCAGTGATGAATATGCTGCTGTTGGCAATCAAATAAAAATCCAAACTTCGATTGTTAACAGAAGTTCTGAGAATTTTATTCTCAGAGATATCTCTGTAAATAATGAAACCCGGAAAATCGAAAATGGTATTTTGAAAAAAGGTGAAATGTTTACCAGCGATTTTGTTATTCCAATTGCTGATGATGCAACAATCACTAATCCTTATTGGTTAGTAAAAGAACAACGCATCGGAAGTTTTGTTGTGGATGATCAAAGAATGATTGGACTGCCTGAATCAGCTGCTCCATTTAACTGCATTTTTACAGTTGAGATGTACGGTGAAACGATAGATTTTTCAGTACCGTTATATAAACGAATAACTGATCCGGTTGATGGCGAACTATACACCCAAGTTAAGATTGCGCCGCCGGCAGTAATCAACATCGAAAAAGATCTTTATTTCTTTAACGGCTCATCATCAAAAGAAATAAAAGTAACCATACAATCCTTCAAGGATAATTTATCTGGAAAAGTAAGTTTTGATATTAATAACGGATGGAAAATAGAACCTGCAGTATTTGATTTTTCTGAAATGAAAATAAATCAAAAAAAAGATTTCTTTATAAAAGTTACTCCGGGTCAATCAACTGATAAATCTGAGATCACTGCAAAAATATTAATCGACGGCAGAGAATACACAAAAAAGATTATCCGCAAACAATACAAACATATAATGCCTCAGACAATTTTTCAGGATTCTAAAGCATTACTTCAATCGTACGATCTTACTAAAACTAAATTAAAGAAAATTGGATACATATCCGGTTCAGGTGATTTAATTCCAAATTTCTTAAGCGATCTCGGATTTGATGTTGTTATTTTCGATGATAAACAATTCAGTCAGAATCAATTAGATCAGTACGATGCAATAATAACAGGTATCAGAGCATACAATACCAGAAATGAACTTGCAGCATTCCAAAAAGAGCTATTCAAGTATGTTGAAAATGGAGGAACTCTGATTTCTCAATATAACACTACAGCCCAATTGATCTTGAATCCCGGGATATTTCCAATGAAAATATCACACGATAGAGTTACTGATGAAAACAGTACTGTTAAAATTTTGAACAAGGAACATAAAATATTTAACTATCCTTATAAAATATCAGAAAATAATTTCAAAGGATGGATACAGGAAAGAGGATTATATTTTCCAAACGAATGGGATGAAAAATATGAAACCCTTTTATCTATGAATGATAATGGCGAAAGTGAAAAACTCAGTTCAATACTATATGCTAAGTATGGCAAAGGAGTTTTTATTTACACAGGTTTATCTTTTTTCAGAGAAATTCCGGCAGGAGTTGAAGGTGCAATTAAATTATTTATAAACATTCTTCACTCGGGTATTTAA
- a CDS encoding sodium:solute symporter: MSAIDWIVLCGFTGFIVFFGIWKTHKTKDTNEYLRAGKTSSWWVVALSIMATQASAITFLSTPGQAYVDGMRFVQFYIGLPIAMIILSITAVPVYSKLNVFTAYEYLEIRFDLKNRILGSVLFLTQRGLAAGFTIYAPALILSVILGWNIHTTIILMGLLVILYTTIGGSSAVNRTHILQMVIITAGMFTAFFMIISFLSKDISFIDAAHIAGKMGKLNVIDFSFNLSDRYTFWSGLIGGTFLMLSYFGTDQSQVARYLAARNITQSRMGLLVNGLVKVPMQFIILFIGAMVFVFFQFVTPPLFFNPVETQNVKSGKYSEQYTNLEQEFGMVHLEKKSIISEMVNKNSGSGINYHKKLLELEQKGNQIRDEAKLLIKQNNPSADLNDTNYIFITYIVNYLPLGLIGLLLAAILAASMSSTSAELNSLSSTTMVDIYKRLIYKNGTDEHYLKFSKFATVGWGFYAIVFALFANELGSLIEAVNILGSLVYGTILGIFLTAFYTNKITGHSVFFAAIISELVVLYSYFFTDIPFLWYNVIGCLLVFLISSLINPIIITRSKNKTIG; encoded by the coding sequence TTGAGCGCAATTGATTGGATTGTACTTTGCGGATTTACAGGTTTTATTGTTTTCTTTGGAATTTGGAAAACTCATAAAACAAAAGATACTAATGAATACTTACGAGCAGGCAAAACCAGTTCGTGGTGGGTTGTAGCATTATCAATAATGGCTACACAAGCTAGTGCAATTACATTCTTATCAACTCCCGGGCAAGCATATGTAGATGGAATGAGATTCGTTCAGTTCTATATCGGATTGCCAATAGCGATGATTATTTTATCTATAACTGCAGTTCCTGTTTACAGTAAACTTAATGTTTTTACTGCTTATGAATATCTTGAGATTAGATTTGATCTTAAGAATAGAATATTAGGAAGTGTTTTATTTTTAACACAAAGAGGGCTCGCAGCAGGTTTTACAATATATGCACCAGCTTTAATTCTATCAGTAATACTCGGATGGAATATTCATACAACAATTATTCTGATGGGTCTGCTTGTAATTCTTTACACAACGATTGGCGGAAGCAGTGCTGTTAACAGAACACATATACTTCAAATGGTAATTATAACTGCTGGTATGTTCACTGCTTTCTTTATGATTATTTCATTTCTATCGAAAGATATTTCATTTATTGATGCAGCACATATTGCTGGTAAAATGGGTAAACTAAATGTAATAGACTTTTCATTTAACCTGAGCGACCGCTATACTTTCTGGTCTGGTTTAATTGGCGGAACTTTTTTAATGCTAAGTTATTTCGGCACTGATCAATCGCAGGTTGCAAGATATCTTGCTGCAAGAAATATTACACAAAGCAGAATGGGTTTACTTGTAAATGGATTAGTAAAAGTACCGATGCAGTTTATTATCTTATTTATTGGTGCAATGGTTTTTGTGTTTTTTCAATTTGTTACTCCCCCGCTCTTTTTTAATCCTGTTGAAACTCAAAATGTTAAAAGCGGAAAATATTCTGAGCAATACACTAACCTCGAACAGGAATTTGGGATGGTTCATCTTGAAAAGAAAAGCATTATTTCGGAAATGGTAAACAAAAATTCTGGTTCAGGAATTAATTATCATAAAAAACTTTTAGAGCTTGAACAAAAAGGAAATCAAATCAGAGACGAAGCTAAATTATTGATCAAACAGAATAATCCTTCTGCTGACTTAAATGATACAAATTATATTTTTATAACATACATTGTCAATTATCTTCCTTTAGGTTTAATTGGTTTACTGTTAGCGGCTATACTTGCAGCATCAATGTCTTCAACATCAGCTGAGTTAAATTCACTTTCGTCAACAACGATGGTGGATATTTATAAGCGGCTGATTTATAAAAATGGAACTGATGAGCATTATCTTAAATTTTCCAAATTTGCTACTGTTGGCTGGGGCTTTTATGCTATAGTTTTTGCTTTGTTTGCAAACGAACTCGGTTCACTTATCGAGGCAGTAAATATTCTCGGCTCACTTGTATATGGAACAATACTGGGGATTTTTCTGACAGCTTTTTACACAAATAAAATTACCGGGCATTCAGTTTTTTTTGCTGCAATAATTTCGGAGCTGGTAGTTTTATATTCTTACTTTTTCACAGATATCCCATTTTTATGGTATAATGTTATCGGATGCTTACTTGTATTTTTAATCAGTAGTTTGATTAATCCGATCATTATAACAAGATCAAAAAACAAAACAATCGGTTAA
- a CDS encoding TetR/AcrR family transcriptional regulator, whose protein sequence is MPNERKSQIIKSAAKRFARHGLTKTTLDEIARDIRIGKATIYHYFVSKDELYFATLKWECENFIETVKSVLTAANEQLISKLDNYISLKISVSETNKLIHESFLNFLNDKSFEQEKEIIGWLLTKETELLKQFLTNHYSQRIKKISSAFPTFIVLNSWGMFFSSNLRTLIEKDRTAETKKIFIESLEILLNQEI, encoded by the coding sequence ATGCCAAACGAAAGAAAATCACAGATAATAAAATCTGCTGCAAAAAGATTTGCCAGACATGGTTTAACCAAAACAACTCTCGATGAAATCGCACGGGATATTCGAATCGGTAAAGCTACTATTTACCATTATTTTGTTTCTAAAGATGAACTTTATTTTGCAACATTAAAATGGGAATGTGAAAATTTTATTGAAACAGTAAAATCTGTTTTAACTGCCGCTAACGAGCAGTTGATTTCTAAGCTGGATAATTATATATCACTTAAAATATCTGTCTCTGAGACAAATAAACTAATACATGAAAGTTTCTTAAATTTTCTAAATGACAAATCTTTTGAACAGGAAAAAGAAATTATCGGCTGGCTTTTAACAAAGGAAACCGAACTTTTAAAACAATTTTTAACAAATCATTATTCACAGAGAATTAAAAAGATAAGCTCTGCATTTCCAACTTTTATTGTACTTAATAGCTGGGGAATGTTTTTTTCCTCCAATCTCAGAACACTGATTGAAAAAGACAGAACAGCAGAAACGAAAAAAATATTTATTGAATCTTTAGAGATTCTTCTTAACCAGGAAATTTAG
- a CDS encoding sodium:solute symporter family protein, with amino-acid sequence MNVHHSLGTSTDWIVMIVYFIAIMLFGSYFSKYNRTTTDFFFGGRRFKWWLIAMSIVATGVGSHSFIKYSAKGFEAGFSSTMTYMNDWFFVPFFIFGWLPIIVYTKIRSIPEYFEKRFSPSTRFLSTILLLLYMIGYVGIGFLTMGKAILPLLPPEFSIFGFQINITLMGLVIVIALIVGIYITYGGQTAVIFTDLLQGFILIFAGLLVFFLGLDYIGGFGLFWNALPTSWKLPLAHFNNPPGFNFVGIFWQDGIAGSVGFLFMNMGLIMRFMATKSVDEGRKAATFNILFMLPISAIVVGNAGWIGKAISVLHPDIVPPNSDPDSIFVVVANIISLPGVFGFVMAALTAALMSTVDTLLNAIAAIYINDVHRPAKKWLSKKVQSWKENDRQELNAARIATVIFTIMGVLAVIPFESFPTVYEAHGYFHSTLTPPLVVAIFLGVFWKKFTNAAVIATFIVGVALMILGMYYPRPLIEVFAHGTDYDPKHPYTYIGALYNLFVCVFVGVLTTVTRNQQKKIVDWIKTTPNHKSMMSGITFVSGGIFVIILFNLASLPVLLLLTAIMLVFVVISSNYYSKYSERTHTEGLTVWSIAKAKELFKGSKVNDREGEIIKVNWKIKESTDDLMYFSKNDMAKMAADPGDLIYLCDARRYLGGLKSVHSTYGEPHNEDGTVYITQDHLDQGQFVKGKILTAEKEM; translated from the coding sequence ATGAACGTACATCATAGTTTAGGAACTTCAACCGATTGGATTGTAATGATTGTTTATTTTATAGCAATCATGCTTTTTGGTTCATACTTCAGTAAATATAACAGAACAACAACAGATTTCTTTTTTGGAGGAAGACGATTTAAATGGTGGCTAATTGCAATGAGTATTGTTGCTACCGGTGTTGGAAGCCATAGCTTTATCAAATATTCTGCAAAAGGATTTGAAGCTGGCTTTTCATCTACAATGACATATATGAACGACTGGTTTTTCGTACCGTTTTTCATTTTTGGATGGCTGCCGATAATTGTTTATACAAAGATTCGTTCAATCCCCGAATATTTTGAAAAAAGATTTTCACCATCAACAAGATTCCTCTCAACTATTTTACTTTTGCTTTATATGATCGGATATGTTGGTATAGGATTTTTAACGATGGGTAAAGCAATTTTACCATTGCTGCCTCCCGAGTTTTCAATTTTTGGATTTCAAATTAATATTACGTTAATGGGTTTGGTAATTGTCATTGCACTGATCGTAGGTATTTACATTACCTATGGCGGACAAACTGCTGTTATTTTTACTGATCTCTTACAAGGCTTTATTTTAATCTTTGCAGGATTGCTGGTATTCTTTCTTGGCTTAGATTACATTGGCGGATTCGGTTTGTTCTGGAATGCACTGCCAACTAGCTGGAAATTACCCTTAGCTCATTTTAATAATCCACCCGGTTTTAATTTTGTGGGAATATTCTGGCAGGATGGCATTGCTGGTTCTGTTGGATTTTTATTTATGAACATGGGTTTAATCATGCGGTTTATGGCTACAAAGAGCGTTGATGAAGGACGTAAAGCCGCAACATTTAATATTCTTTTTATGCTGCCTATAAGTGCTATTGTAGTTGGAAATGCCGGATGGATAGGAAAAGCCATTTCGGTATTGCATCCAGATATTGTCCCACCTAATTCGGATCCTGATTCAATATTTGTTGTTGTAGCAAATATAATTTCTCTGCCCGGTGTTTTTGGTTTTGTAATGGCAGCTTTAACTGCGGCTTTAATGTCAACTGTAGATACACTGCTGAATGCAATTGCCGCAATTTATATTAATGATGTTCACAGACCTGCAAAAAAATGGCTGAGCAAAAAAGTTCAAAGCTGGAAAGAAAATGACAGACAGGAATTAAACGCAGCAAGAATTGCTACAGTAATCTTTACTATAATGGGAGTATTGGCGGTTATTCCATTTGAATCTTTCCCTACGGTTTACGAAGCACACGGTTATTTCCATTCAACATTAACTCCGCCGCTTGTTGTTGCTATTTTTCTTGGAGTATTCTGGAAAAAATTTACTAACGCTGCGGTAATTGCTACTTTTATTGTAGGTGTTGCATTGATGATACTTGGAATGTATTACCCAAGACCGTTAATAGAAGTATTTGCACACGGCACAGATTACGATCCAAAGCATCCTTACACTTATATCGGAGCTTTATATAATTTGTTTGTTTGTGTTTTTGTAGGTGTATTAACAACTGTAACAAGAAATCAACAAAAGAAAATTGTGGACTGGATTAAAACCACACCTAATCATAAATCAATGATGAGCGGAATTACTTTTGTATCAGGCGGTATTTTTGTAATAATACTTTTTAATCTTGCTTCGTTACCTGTTTTATTATTACTGACTGCAATTATGTTGGTGTTCGTTGTTATTTCATCCAACTATTATTCTAAATATTCTGAAAGAACTCATACTGAAGGATTAACTGTATGGAGTATAGCCAAAGCAAAAGAATTGTTTAAAGGCAGTAAGGTTAACGATCGCGAGGGTGAAATTATTAAAGTTAACTGGAAGATTAAAGAATCAACTGATGATTTGATGTATTTTTCTAAAAATGATATGGCAAAGATGGCTGCTGATCCGGGCGATCTTATTTATTTGTGTGATGCAAGAAGATATCTGGGAGGATTAAAATCCGTTCATAGCACTTATGGTGAACCGCACAATGAAGATGGAACTGTATATATAACACAGGATCATTTAGATCAGGGGCAGTTTGTAAAAGGCAAAATACTTACTGCTGAAAAAGAGATGTAA
- a CDS encoding hemolysin family protein yields MEYLIILGLFILNGLFAMSEIALVSSKRARLEEKAKKGSNGAKIALELLDEPEKFLSTVQIGITLIGIIAGAFGGLAFADDLVPVLQSISWLAPHADKAAIAIVVTIITYLSLVIGELVPKTIAFNNPEGITVTLAPVMKLLSWITTPVVSFLSFSTKIFLKILMIKKKERTPVTEEELKILIEKGTQFGTLEHIESELLKRIFRFGDRKAYEIMTNRQDVIVINIKDPLDKIKQQVYENPFSRYPVYDETPDNIFGIFTIKDFFHSLSNKPDFRLKDILTQPLFIPDNLTGIKVFEKFQQTKTYVAIVIDEYGSFEGIITLHDLIENIFGDLPDKHEEEEIAIVKRDDGSLLIDGSILIDELKEHLNLIFEDEENYSTLGGFMMYKLNRIPKAADRFEYKSCIFEIVDMDGKRVDKVLVTRIENSEPE; encoded by the coding sequence ATGGAATATTTAATAATTCTGGGTCTTTTTATCCTTAATGGATTGTTTGCAATGAGTGAAATTGCGCTTGTTTCATCCAAACGTGCACGACTTGAAGAAAAAGCAAAAAAAGGCAGCAATGGTGCTAAAATTGCTCTTGAGCTTTTAGATGAGCCTGAGAAATTTTTATCTACAGTGCAGATTGGTATAACTTTGATAGGAATTATTGCCGGTGCATTTGGCGGATTAGCTTTTGCAGATGATCTTGTTCCTGTTTTACAAAGTATCAGTTGGCTTGCACCGCATGCAGATAAGGCTGCAATAGCAATTGTAGTTACTATAATTACTTATCTTTCGCTGGTAATTGGTGAACTTGTACCTAAAACAATTGCATTCAATAACCCTGAGGGTATAACTGTTACACTTGCACCGGTTATGAAACTCCTTTCCTGGATTACAACTCCTGTTGTTTCTTTTCTTAGTTTTTCTACAAAAATCTTTTTAAAAATTCTGATGATCAAAAAGAAGGAAAGAACTCCGGTTACTGAAGAAGAATTAAAAATTCTTATAGAAAAAGGAACGCAGTTTGGAACGCTTGAGCATATTGAATCAGAACTCTTAAAAAGGATTTTCAGATTCGGCGACAGAAAAGCTTATGAAATAATGACAAACAGACAGGATGTAATAGTAATCAATATTAAAGATCCTCTTGATAAAATTAAACAACAGGTTTATGAAAATCCATTTTCGCGCTACCCTGTTTATGACGAAACTCCTGACAATATTTTCGGAATCTTTACAATAAAAGATTTTTTTCACAGCTTGAGCAATAAACCTGATTTTAGATTAAAAGATATTTTAACCCAACCGCTCTTTATTCCCGATAACTTAACCGGTATTAAAGTTTTTGAAAAGTTTCAACAGACAAAAACTTATGTTGCAATAGTTATTGATGAATACGGTTCTTTTGAAGGAATAATAACTTTACACGATCTTATTGAAAACATTTTTGGTGATCTGCCAGATAAGCACGAAGAGGAAGAAATTGCAATTGTAAAACGCGATGATGGTTCTTTATTAATTGATGGAAGTATTTTAATAGATGAACTTAAAGAACATCTTAATCTTATATTTGAAGATGAGGAAAACTATTCCACACTTGGCGGTTTTATGATGTATAAATTAAACCGGATTCCAAAAGCTGCTGATAGATTTGAATATAAATCCTGCATATTTGAAATAGTTGATATGGATGGAAAGAGAGTTGATAAAGTTTTGGTAACCAGAATTGAGAATAGTGAACCCGAATAA